ATAGACTAACACGTTCTGTATTGGTTGATTAAACAAGAATGTGCAACGGTTTTTAAAGATGtcttaaatgttataaaagagtGCAAAAACTTTATTACAATTCATACTTGTAATGTAGATTTTTTTAACGTGATTTACATGCATTATATTTTcatgatatattaataattacatagtatttaatattattaaatacacgAACTTAGTACAATCTGAATATGATAAAaagatattaacatttttaaacctcTAGCTACACAATTTCCTTTTTCTTAGTATGACCATTACTCACATTGTGTGAATGCCATATTAGGTGTGTTAGAGGAAATAACGACATTGTTAGGTTAGAATTGTAGTTAATTATAAACCCAAGAACATAAAGAAAGTGTGTGATTAATCCTGTTGTTATTCTACTGTAATAGATTACGACCATTCCTATACTTACTTGCCATGACCACACTTGCTATTTTTGTTCGTTTTATGAACTAACAAGAAAGCAGTGGGCAGAACTTTATTGAGCACTCACAGCTCTTTCTGTGTTCAAACTGGGATTGGAAGCAATCCAAACCAGTCCAATAGTATGTTTATTGTAACAGCCTGGTCTTAGTATGTTCCTTctgttacatttgtaaaatacgGTAGCCAGTAAGTACATAATTGTATGAGGAACAAATGTTAAGGGACGTTATTATGTGTTACTGACAAATAATGAGTTATGTAGTTTATGACATTTAATAAAAACGTTGTGTATACCTTAAAAAgacattaatatttcaattttgtttaaagacataggacaaaagtttattttcacctggaaaattgtttcttaaataatttctACAATCTGGAGTATAGGgaaaatttgttaatttgtttatttttcatttatatttactaaatcaAAATCAAGGAAATAAGGCCATTTTGTTACCAACCATAAAGTTACCATTTCGTACCTTGATATTCATTTGTTCAATCAATGTCTGCCTTACAATATCTGAAAGCCGTGACTGATAACTTCGGTGTTGTTGTTGCTGCtgcatttagtaaaatattttgaaaatggctTATCGCCTGGTTTGGATAATCCATAATAGTtttacacattataaaattattaaaatgtatattattagtataatttgtttttaggctTTTTATGATATGAAGctataaataatttgtgaatattaaaaattatttgcaatgTTATGAAGAGAATCTGACAGTTCATGTTATAGTAGATAACACTTTACTTGATTTGCAGAAACAGTGACTAATTTAAGATACGTAGGATTTtagtataataacaaaacactcagagaattataattttcattaattatatgaGGACTTGACGGAAAGAGACAGTTGATTGAAGTGGAGAGTGGCTGATGCGGGAATATGTGGAGCCACGTACGCAACACTACACCTACTAACTCGTGGTGTGCACAATAACTCTAACGACTTGACGGAAAGAGACAGTTGATTGAAGTGAAGAGTGGCTAATACGGGAATATGTGGAGCCACGTACGCAACACTACACCTACTCGTGGTGTACACAATAACTCTAAGggccccccatccacttacagttctaactgcagtcctGGACTGAGACAGTCCGGGACTGCAGTTAgaaactgtaagtggatggggaatCCGGCAGGCGAATCGTTGGACTGTCAACTGTCGCACGGTGCGACAGTTCAACGATCGGACTGCAGGCGGAACTGCTAGTTAGTGGAGGCTCCCGTGACAGGCCACAGTCGACAGTCCAAGCTGCGAGATATGGCGCATGCGCTAGCTCAGCTGCTCCGTGTCGGCCTCATGCGTCATTGAGTGGTGAGCGTTTGGTGGTTTgcgcattgttttgtttgtgacgCGGCAATCATGGCCAGTTGGTCGAAAGGATAATCTTTTACAGATTTATAGAGGAGTTTAGGAAACATGAATGTGTATGGAAGGTTAAGTCAAAAGACTATCACAATAGGGAAAAGAAGGAAGCAGCCCACCgtagtttactattagtagtgaaAGGGTTTGACAGTACTGCAACAAAAAGCGATGTGTTGAAGAAGATAAACAATATCAGAAGTGCATTTCGTAAGGAACAAAGAAAGGTAACAGCCTCTCAACGTTCTGGCAGTGGTACAGACGATTATATATGTACCAAAGCTGTGGTACTACAGAGaacttttgtttcttattgacCAGGAAGAATGTCTAGGAGGGACTTCCAACTTAGGAGAAGGAAGAGTCAGTGAAGACGAGGTAAGAgaattaaattactagtttttgcggttaaataatgtattcacaatGCTACAACTAACTTACAGTTTGTCATCGgaggtattttgttttcaaataatcattataaactaaGAGATGTATCTGTCTTGCCATTCCACTTTTCCTTTGttgctaaaataatgaacaaaatttatttcttacttcttttGCACTAGCCATTGGGCGATCGGTTTGTCTTACTTGTAATGCCATGTGATCGCTGGTTCTTGGTCCAGGCTTAGACACACCAACTTCGTCGTCATCTAAATCCAACCAGTCTTTAGGTGAGTACCTTTGAGGGATTGTCCTACGCAAATAGTTGTGCAGGTAGCAGCACGCAACAACAACACTATTCACTTTCTTCAAGTCAATGAAGGTGATTGGTTTTTGTAGAACCTGAAATCTCTCAGCGAGAATCCCAAAAAACACTTTCGACCATTCGGCGTGCTCTTGAGAGTCGGTAGTTATATACCTTTCTAGGTTTGTTTGCAACCCTATAGGAAAAGGGTTTCATTATGACCTCAGTTAGGGGGAAGGCGTCATCTGCAATGAATACGTATGGAAGAGCTTCGCCGTCTACAATGCCCTCTTTCAGGTAAATTGAGGCTTTTATCTGTTAGTTTCTTGTTGAAGTCTGTCTCTTTCAGAACTCCTCCATCAGATACCCGGCCATTaacaccaaaatgaaaataaattatttcatagtttgcacTAGCAATGCAGAAAAGTACTGACTATGGAAACCCTTATAGTTTATAGAAGTAAGAACCACTTCCAGGTGGTGGTGTTATGGCTATATGCTTTCCATCCATGCTGCCTAGGCAGTTGGGGAAATTCCATTTTTCCCCGTACTCCTGTGCAATTTGTTTCCACTCCTCGGCTGTATTCGGTACctgaaaacaattcataaaactGTCAGCTGTCATATTTCAGACCAGCGTTTTGTacggaacaaattttaatgaaatcaaacccATCGAGAACCGTATCACCCCTCGTTTTCCGTTCGCCACCccctctgtaattttttcaatatatattttgagaaagtaataaataagtagttaagaATGTACTGTGGTGATAACTGAATCATTATTGatattgtggttcattattaaGTAATGACAGGGTGTCTACCGGGCACGGAAATAAAGGAAATCCGCGAAAAGTCAcggattttgacatttttttcaaacattttttttttttacaggagatGCTGGACGATtcacaaaaagaaccattagatGCTGAGGAAAATGTAACCAGCGCCCCAATCTCTACAGAATCCTCCTCAAGTTGCTCGAACCGCTTCCAATATTACCTCTGCAACACCTGAAACCTAAAAGATTCTTTTAAACggcaaaaaaaaaattgtccccgTGTGATCAAGTCTTGGTTAATATTGGACAACGACTGGCAACAACAAAAGAAGAAGATCACTACGACGCCTTTGGGAAGAACGTTTGCTCAAAAGCTGAGATTGCTGAACAATGAGCAAAGGATTTATGCGCAGAAAATCATTAATGATGCCCTGTTTGAAGCAGAACTAGGTGGACTAACACGATTTGCTTACAGTTAACCCAGGTATTCTTTACTCAAGTTCCACAACACCATCGGCAGCTAGTGTTACCCCAAGTTCAGGAGGTAGATCAACCTATGAACCAATGTATGATGATAACAGCAATGTCTGGCTTCAGTGTCAactatacaaatctaaattaagtgttcTATTATTAACAAGTAGGCTTCTTAAACCTGTAAACTTTTCACAACCCAAGCTGTGCGGTTTTTTAGTAGGCCTACTCCAGTAGTTGAGTACATTGAGAGTTATATgttgaacaaattacatttattattttttttttgtttgtggtgaaaatattttgcactcaattaaaattacactttaatctttattcatatgcgGTACTGTTGTGAGCTGCCATGTGTTTGTAATACTAGATTGCAATGTTATGTTTGACAGtgtcatagtttttataattattactttactcatTTGTGGGTTAAACATACACCATAGGTAcgtattactttttatctttatacttacattaattaaattgattttttactttttcttccttagttataaaaagtaaatgtgttgtttgtacaacgcaacaaatacaagtatggataatataatgtttacaataattttgtatgagtttcattaccttttactactttataaaaaatggttaaatgttGTGTGCACACAGAAATGAACTCGTAATCGTTAGAGATACtggagttgtaatttaaaattagcaaaaagtagtgacataatacaatgtgtaggctatgtaccttaacaaatccataagcagattaaaaatattgtaatttcttaacagTATGTTGGCATTTCGAAAACAACAAAgacctactttatttcttttttctaacttttatctggtttcatattttggatttttcaaaactacttgaAACACACATTAGGCTACTAACCTTGCAATAGTCATTCAAGGCCTTGACAATAGCTGAGCAGGTCTCTGGAATTATTCTTCCTAATGTTTGGGGGGAAATTCTCGTTGAAACTTTAAATCTTCCATTGTTCTGCCAGTGCTTAGATACCGCAATGTCGCAGTCAGTTTTTCATGTGGTGTAATGGCTTCCCtcatttttgtatcttgtttggtAATCAATGGTTGTTACTATACGTAATAAATCAAAGTACGTTTTCTCGTCCATTCTTAAGTAGTTTTTCCAGTCTCTAGGATATGCTTCAAGCTCCCTAAGAAGGTGAACGTGGTTAAATCTCTTCCTCTGAAGCCATTCTTTTTTCCACATTTGATGCCTTCGTTTCTTGCGTTTTTTTAAT
The Homalodisca vitripennis isolate AUS2020 chromosome 1, UT_GWSS_2.1, whole genome shotgun sequence DNA segment above includes these coding regions:
- the LOC124356024 gene encoding uncharacterized protein LOC124356024 translates to MFTSVRTAVADRSPFGGVVVVHWQNNGRFKVSTRISPQTLGRIIPETCSAIVKALNDYCKVPNTAEEWKQIAQEYGEKWNFPNCLGSMDGKHIAITPPPGSGSYFYKL